In Synechococcus sp. KORDI-52, one genomic interval encodes:
- a CDS encoding competence/damage-inducible protein A: MAEAGVEILCVGTELLLGDILNGNARWIAEQLACLGLPHYRQTVVGDNKDRLVAAVREASQRCRVLVTTGGLGPTPDDLTTEALAAAFETPLEERPELWLEIQRKLSAGGRAVALSNRSQAYFPRGAEILPNPKGSAPGMIWSPRPDFTILTFPGVPSEMQAMWTETAVPWLQANAGTSGVFVSRQLRFSGIGESDLAERVADLLTSTNPTVAPYASLGDVKLRLTACAPTADAAAQMLVPLEAELRRRTGDHCYGVDEDSLASVVIDLLRHRHQTMAVAESCTGGGLAAALTAVPGSSSVFQGGVVAYSNDVKQGLLGVSPDLLVTHGAVSEPVVEAMARGVRERLECDWAIAVSGIAGPGGGSVEKPVGLVHLALAGPHGCETWVQHFGERRGRAAIQRLSVIRGLDRLRLRLLAQV, translated from the coding sequence GTGGCTGAAGCGGGCGTCGAAATCCTGTGCGTGGGCACGGAGCTGCTGTTGGGGGACATCCTCAACGGCAATGCCCGATGGATTGCTGAACAGTTGGCGTGCCTGGGGCTTCCGCATTACCGCCAGACCGTCGTCGGTGACAACAAAGACCGTCTGGTTGCCGCCGTGCGCGAGGCGTCCCAACGCTGCAGGGTTCTCGTGACGACCGGAGGTCTGGGCCCCACACCCGATGACCTCACCACAGAGGCCCTGGCCGCTGCCTTCGAGACTCCCCTTGAGGAGCGACCTGAACTTTGGCTGGAGATCCAGCGGAAGTTATCGGCGGGTGGCCGCGCGGTGGCGCTCAGTAACCGCAGCCAGGCTTATTTCCCTCGTGGGGCGGAGATCCTTCCCAATCCAAAGGGGTCGGCGCCCGGGATGATCTGGTCGCCCCGGCCTGATTTCACGATCCTCACCTTCCCGGGGGTGCCTTCGGAGATGCAGGCGATGTGGACGGAGACGGCCGTTCCCTGGCTTCAAGCCAATGCTGGGACGTCAGGTGTGTTTGTCAGCCGTCAGCTTCGCTTCAGCGGCATTGGTGAATCCGATCTGGCGGAGCGCGTTGCCGATCTGTTGACGTCGACCAATCCAACGGTGGCACCCTATGCCTCGCTCGGAGATGTGAAATTGCGGCTCACGGCCTGTGCGCCCACGGCCGATGCCGCCGCCCAGATGCTGGTGCCGCTGGAGGCCGAGTTGCGCCGTCGCACAGGGGACCACTGCTATGGGGTGGATGAGGACAGCCTGGCGTCGGTGGTGATCGACTTGCTCCGCCACCGCCATCAGACGATGGCGGTGGCGGAGTCCTGCACCGGTGGTGGACTGGCGGCAGCCCTCACGGCTGTTCCAGGGTCTTCGTCGGTCTTCCAGGGTGGCGTCGTCGCCTACAGCAATGACGTGAAACAGGGCTTGCTCGGGGTGTCTCCGGATCTGCTCGTCACCCATGGGGCTGTCTCGGAACCTGTGGTCGAGGCGATGGCCCGGGGAGTACGGGAGCGGCTGGAGTGCGACTGGGCGATTGCGGTGAGCGGCATTGCCGGCCCTGGCGGTGGCAGTGTTGAGAAGCCGGTGGGCTTGGTGCACCTGGCCTTGGCCGGCCCCCATGGTTGTGAGACCTGGGTGCAGCATTTCGGTGAGCGGCGGGGCCGGGCGGCCATTCAGAGGCTGAGTGTGATCCGCGGTTTGGACCGTCTGCGTCTGCGCTTGCTCGCTCAGGTTTAG
- a CDS encoding glycosyltransferase family 4 protein, which yields MNLLASPIAVASVSFLLAAAITTVLVPQVRRLGLRFGWTDQPDERKQHITPMVRLGGIAMLLGFGLALAAVWSMGGFGLLAPARDQLIWSTLAGSLCFFLIGLADDLFALSPWPRLAGQVAVAMAVWSQGVRIGAIDLPWLTASAGPIALPNSLGLLATVVWLVGITNAINWLDGLDGLAAGVAGIAAVGLVSVSFSLHQVAAGFLAAALSGCCLGFLRHNFNPARIFMGDGGSYFLGFTLAAVSIVGPAKGLTTVSLLLPLLILSLPLADMSAVIMGRLREGRSPFYPDRRHLHHRLLRAGFSHRRTVLLIYVFTQWLAALALVVANAEMRFLWLALATAILVATVVISRRQLQHERALMNTTPRSTPVDPVSLGEPRG from the coding sequence GTGAATCTCTTGGCCAGCCCAATCGCGGTCGCCTCGGTCAGTTTTCTTCTGGCGGCGGCAATCACTACGGTGCTGGTGCCCCAGGTTCGACGGTTGGGTCTGCGCTTCGGTTGGACCGATCAACCGGATGAGCGCAAACAGCACATCACCCCCATGGTGAGGCTCGGGGGAATTGCCATGCTGCTGGGTTTTGGTCTTGCCCTGGCGGCGGTCTGGTCGATGGGGGGCTTCGGACTGCTGGCCCCAGCCAGAGACCAATTGATTTGGAGCACCTTGGCGGGCTCGCTCTGCTTCTTTCTGATCGGCCTGGCGGATGATCTCTTCGCCCTCTCGCCATGGCCGCGACTGGCTGGACAGGTCGCCGTGGCCATGGCGGTCTGGAGTCAAGGGGTTCGCATTGGAGCCATCGATCTTCCCTGGCTCACCGCGTCGGCAGGTCCGATTGCCTTGCCGAACAGCCTCGGCCTTCTGGCGACCGTGGTCTGGCTGGTGGGAATCACCAATGCCATCAACTGGTTGGATGGCCTCGATGGCCTTGCCGCCGGGGTGGCAGGCATCGCCGCTGTCGGGCTGGTGTCCGTCAGCTTTTCGTTGCATCAGGTGGCCGCTGGATTCCTCGCCGCTGCCCTGTCGGGCTGCTGCCTGGGCTTCCTGCGGCACAACTTCAATCCCGCCCGGATTTTCATGGGCGATGGAGGTTCTTACTTTCTCGGCTTCACCCTCGCTGCCGTGAGCATCGTGGGCCCCGCCAAAGGGCTTACAACCGTAAGCCTTTTGCTGCCCTTGCTGATTCTCTCGCTTCCTCTGGCCGACATGTCGGCCGTGATCATGGGGCGTCTGCGGGAAGGCCGCTCCCCCTTCTACCCCGACCGCCGTCATCTGCATCACCGCCTGCTGCGCGCCGGATTCAGCCATCGGCGCACAGTTCTCCTGATCTACGTCTTCACCCAGTGGCTCGCAGCCCTGGCCCTGGTGGTGGCCAACGCTGAGATGCGATTCCTCTGGCTGGCTTTGGCCACCGCCATCCTCGTGGCCACCGTTGTGATCAGCCGGCGCCAGCTGCAACACGAGCGGGCCCTGATGAACACCACGCCGCGTTCCACCCCTGTGGATCCCGTCTCTCTCGGGGAGCCGCGTGGCTGA
- the glyA gene encoding serine hydroxymethyltransferase, which yields MGQASGRAIDADLAQSDPDIAAFINQERQRQETHLELIASENFASRAVMQAQGSVLTNKYAEGLPSKRYYGGCEHVDAIEELAIERAKQLFGAAWANVQPHSGAQANFAVFLALLKPGDTIMGLDLSHGGHLTHGSPVNVSGKWFNVVQYGVDKQTQRLDMAAIRQLALEHKPRLIVCGYSAYPRTIDFAAFRAIADEVGAYLLADMAHIAGLVAAGEHPSPVPHCDVVTTTTHKTLRGPRGGLILCRDAEFAKKFDKAVFPGSQGGPLEHVIAAKAVAFGEALQPSFKAYSQQVVVNAAALAEQLIARGIDVVSGGTDNHVVLLDLRGIGMTGKVADLLVSDVHITANKNTVPFDPESPFVTSGLRLGTAALTTRGFDAQAFREVADVIADRLLNPEDDAMRQRCLDRVAALCERFPLYADSKQPVLA from the coding sequence ATGGGCCAGGCCTCTGGACGCGCCATCGACGCTGATCTGGCTCAGTCGGATCCTGATATTGCTGCGTTCATCAACCAGGAGCGACAGCGTCAGGAAACCCACCTTGAATTGATTGCATCGGAGAACTTTGCGTCTCGCGCCGTGATGCAGGCCCAGGGGTCTGTGCTCACCAACAAGTACGCCGAGGGACTCCCCAGCAAGCGCTACTACGGGGGGTGTGAACACGTTGATGCCATCGAGGAGCTGGCCATCGAGCGGGCCAAGCAGCTGTTTGGTGCTGCCTGGGCCAACGTGCAGCCCCATAGCGGTGCCCAGGCCAACTTCGCCGTTTTTCTGGCGCTGCTCAAGCCCGGCGACACGATCATGGGGCTCGATCTGTCCCATGGCGGTCACCTGACCCATGGTTCTCCCGTCAACGTCAGTGGCAAGTGGTTCAACGTCGTCCAGTACGGCGTCGACAAGCAGACCCAGCGTCTGGACATGGCGGCGATTCGCCAGCTTGCTTTGGAGCACAAGCCCAGGTTGATTGTTTGTGGCTATTCCGCTTATCCACGCACCATCGATTTCGCTGCGTTCCGCGCCATCGCAGATGAAGTGGGTGCCTATCTGCTGGCCGATATGGCCCATATCGCCGGGCTCGTGGCAGCTGGTGAGCATCCCAGCCCGGTGCCTCACTGCGATGTGGTCACCACCACCACCCACAAGACCCTGCGTGGTCCCCGCGGTGGCCTGATCCTCTGCCGCGATGCCGAGTTCGCCAAGAAGTTCGACAAGGCCGTCTTCCCTGGCAGTCAGGGCGGCCCCTTGGAGCACGTGATTGCTGCCAAGGCTGTGGCCTTCGGCGAAGCGTTGCAGCCTTCGTTCAAGGCCTACAGCCAGCAGGTGGTTGTCAATGCGGCGGCCCTCGCTGAACAGCTGATCGCCCGCGGCATCGATGTCGTCAGTGGCGGCACCGACAACCACGTGGTGCTGCTGGATCTCAGGGGCATCGGAATGACGGGGAAAGTGGCTGATCTGCTGGTGAGTGATGTTCACATCACAGCCAACAAGAACACCGTTCCCTTTGATCCCGAATCGCCCTTCGTCACCAGTGGCCTGCGGCTGGGGACCGCTGCACTCACCACCCGTGGTTTCGATGCGCAAGCCTTCCGCGAGGTCGCGGATGTGATTGCTGATCGTCTTCTTAATCCTGAGGATGATGCGATGCGCCAGCGGTGCCTGGATCGGGTGGCTGCGCTGTGTGAGCGCTTTCCGCTCTATGCCGACAGCAAGCAGCCTGTGCTGGCATGA
- a CDS encoding DUF3181 family protein: MSLSASDLQDLQNVLADRLYVQISGWHLYLGDADLASALAIECSARVNQGAEVAARQALDAVKVPLAGGASQLPLAKLIPPAQLRDLEEILEPYCG, translated from the coding sequence ATGTCCCTTTCCGCCAGCGACCTGCAGGACCTCCAGAACGTTTTGGCTGATCGCCTCTACGTTCAGATCAGCGGCTGGCATCTGTATCTAGGCGATGCCGACCTGGCCTCCGCCCTGGCGATCGAATGCAGTGCCCGCGTCAATCAGGGTGCTGAGGTCGCGGCCCGGCAGGCCCTCGACGCCGTGAAGGTGCCGCTGGCGGGTGGCGCCAGTCAACTCCCTCTTGCCAAGCTGATTCCCCCCGCCCAATTGCGCGATCTCGAGGAGATCCTCGAGCCGTACTGCGGATAA
- the murJ gene encoding murein biosynthesis integral membrane protein MurJ, which yields MARSLKGIALVVTLGTLLSKVGGLVRQLVIAAAFGVGAAYDAYNYAYVLPGFLLILLGGINGPFHSAMVSVLSRRPRVEGAHILAALNTSVSALLLLVTVVLVVAADPLITLVGPGLSPELHAIARVQLQVMAPMALLAGLIGLGFGSLNAADEFWIPAISPLMSSGALILGVGLLWWQLGAEIALPSAAMTGGVVLALATLVGALLQWLIQLPALIRQGLARFQLVWDWRHPGVREVWRVMGPATLSSGMLQINVFTDLFFASGIVGAAAGLGYANLLVQTPLGLISNALLVPLLPTFARLTAPADRPQLIERIRQGLMLSAASMIPLGGLFIALGGPIVALVYERGAFDASAVQLVTGLLMAYGLGMPAYLGRDVLVRVFYALGDGTTPFRFSLAGIGLNVIFDWLLVGGPTPWGDQSPFNFGAPGLVLATVAINLLTCLALLVGLQQRISGLPLRRWGLDLLRLAIAGVLAAGVVKILVALVTWPSGLVGLLLQVSAPGLLGLVLFGTIGAQLKVPEVRELTQLVVGRFRPR from the coding sequence ATGGCGCGTTCACTGAAGGGGATCGCACTGGTGGTGACCCTCGGCACCCTGCTGAGCAAGGTGGGTGGCCTGGTTCGGCAGCTGGTGATTGCCGCCGCTTTCGGTGTTGGTGCGGCCTATGACGCTTACAACTACGCCTATGTGCTGCCTGGATTTCTGCTGATCCTGCTCGGCGGGATCAATGGCCCCTTCCACAGCGCCATGGTGAGTGTGCTGAGCCGGCGACCACGGGTCGAAGGAGCACACATCCTTGCGGCGCTCAACACCAGCGTCAGCGCTCTGTTGCTGCTGGTGACGGTCGTTCTGGTGGTTGCGGCGGATCCTTTGATCACCCTGGTGGGGCCGGGTCTGTCCCCCGAGCTCCACGCCATCGCTCGGGTTCAGCTGCAGGTGATGGCACCGATGGCATTGCTGGCCGGGCTGATTGGGTTGGGCTTCGGATCCCTCAACGCTGCTGATGAATTCTGGATTCCGGCGATTTCACCGCTGATGTCCAGCGGAGCCTTGATTCTGGGGGTGGGACTGCTGTGGTGGCAGCTCGGTGCTGAGATCGCCTTGCCGTCCGCCGCCATGACAGGCGGTGTGGTGCTGGCCTTGGCCACGTTGGTGGGAGCCCTGCTGCAGTGGCTGATCCAGCTGCCGGCGTTGATACGGCAGGGGTTGGCCCGTTTTCAGCTGGTCTGGGACTGGCGGCATCCCGGCGTGCGCGAGGTGTGGCGTGTGATGGGGCCGGCGACGCTGTCGTCCGGAATGCTGCAGATCAATGTGTTCACGGATCTGTTTTTCGCCTCCGGCATCGTCGGTGCGGCGGCGGGTCTGGGCTACGCCAATTTGCTGGTGCAGACGCCCCTGGGCCTGATCTCGAATGCATTGCTGGTGCCCTTGCTGCCCACCTTCGCCAGGCTCACGGCCCCGGCGGATCGACCGCAGCTGATCGAACGGATCCGGCAGGGGTTGATGCTGTCTGCTGCATCGATGATTCCCCTGGGGGGACTGTTCATCGCCTTGGGCGGTCCCATTGTTGCCCTGGTCTATGAGCGTGGTGCCTTCGATGCGTCAGCCGTCCAGTTGGTGACGGGCTTGCTGATGGCCTATGGCCTGGGCATGCCGGCGTATCTCGGCCGGGATGTGCTGGTGCGTGTCTTTTATGCCCTCGGCGATGGGACGACGCCCTTTCGGTTCTCGCTGGCGGGGATCGGTCTGAACGTGATTTTTGATTGGTTGCTTGTGGGTGGTCCGACCCCGTGGGGGGATCAGTCGCCGTTCAATTTCGGCGCACCCGGGTTGGTGCTCGCCACGGTTGCCATCAATCTGCTCACCTGTCTTGCCCTGTTGGTTGGTCTTCAGCAACGGATTTCAGGGCTTCCTCTGCGGCGTTGGGGGCTTGATCTGTTGCGGCTGGCCATCGCCGGTGTGCTGGCCGCCGGGGTCGTCAAGATCCTCGTGGCTTTGGTGACCTGGCCTTCAGGACTGGTGGGTCTGCTGCTGCAGGTTTCTGCCCCTGGCCTGCTGGGCCTGGTGCTGTTCGGCACCATCGGCGCTCAACTCAAGGTGCCGGAGGTGCGTGAGCTCACGCAGTTGGTGGTGGGTCGATTCAGGCCTCGCTGA
- the sfsA gene encoding DNA/RNA nuclease SfsA → MTGLPSPGDPLLRFETLTEGVLLKRYKRFLADVELSSGETVTAHCANTGPMTGVLIPGQRVRLRHAPSPKRKLAWTWEQAEVPGADGQPCWVGINTALPNRLIRATVEAGCLEAQLGAIAGIRAEVAYGTNKRSRIDLLLSPAEQNPDQRPIYLEVKNTTWTDGSTALFPDTVTERGQKHLIELMGVLPEARAVLVPCLSRPDVEGFAPGDSADPRYGELFRQATGSGVEVLPCCFSFSADAVHWQGTRPLH, encoded by the coding sequence ATGACTGGCCTTCCCTCTCCGGGCGATCCCCTGCTGCGCTTCGAAACCCTGACGGAGGGCGTGCTGCTGAAGCGCTACAAACGCTTCCTGGCCGATGTGGAGCTGAGCAGCGGCGAGACCGTCACCGCCCACTGCGCCAACACCGGGCCGATGACCGGAGTCTTGATCCCTGGCCAACGGGTGCGTCTGCGCCACGCCCCCTCCCCCAAACGCAAACTGGCCTGGACCTGGGAGCAAGCCGAAGTGCCAGGCGCCGATGGCCAGCCCTGCTGGGTCGGCATCAACACGGCCCTGCCAAACCGCCTGATTCGCGCCACGGTCGAAGCAGGGTGCCTGGAGGCCCAACTCGGCGCCATTGCGGGGATCCGCGCCGAGGTGGCCTACGGCACGAACAAGCGCAGCCGGATCGACCTCCTGCTGAGCCCGGCCGAGCAGAACCCCGATCAACGACCGATCTACCTGGAGGTGAAGAACACCACCTGGACCGACGGCAGCACGGCCCTGTTCCCCGACACGGTCACCGAACGGGGGCAGAAGCATCTGATTGAACTGATGGGTGTGCTTCCGGAGGCGCGGGCGGTGTTGGTGCCCTGTCTCAGCCGCCCGGATGTGGAGGGCTTTGCTCCCGGCGACAGCGCTGATCCGCGCTACGGAGAGCTGTTCCGCCAAGCCACCGGCAGCGGTGTGGAGGTTCTGCCGTGCTGTTTCAGCTTCAGCGCCGATGCGGTGCACTGGCAGGGGACCCGGCCCCTCCATTGA
- a CDS encoding ammonium transporter: protein MTTAFQAPPQRRRKTLQEASLLEGPMLLLKSIRGFSSNRAMTWLACAPLALMGLGIFTLSAKAEELPELSAAFLANNLWLLVATILVIFMNAGFAMVEAGMCRQKNAVNILAKNLFVFALAVTAYWFVGYSFMYGSSVIDGWLYFAGFFFDPTVTAETISDAGLVPTVDFLFQAAFAGTAATIVSGLVAERIKFGEFVIFALVLTAVIYPIAGSWEWNGGWLNSVGSVEFIDFAGSSIVHSVGAWAGLVGAMLLGPRIGKYVDGKVQAIPGHNMSIATLGALILWIGWYGFNPGSQLAMDQWVPYVAVTTTLGAAGGAIGATVLSTITSKKPDLTMIINGILAGLVSVTAGCGNLTLTGSWVAGLVGGIIVVFSVAALDAAGIDDPVGAFSVHGVCGVWGTIVIGLWGFDIQGDGSGLGLLVGGGVDQLGIQALGAGAYAIWTVVTCYIAWQIIGALFGGIRVTEQEETEGLDIGEHGMEAYAGFSTINN, encoded by the coding sequence ATGACAACTGCATTCCAAGCGCCACCGCAAAGGCGGCGCAAAACACTTCAGGAGGCAAGCCTCCTGGAAGGCCCGATGTTGCTCCTGAAGAGCATCCGGGGCTTCAGTTCCAACCGTGCCATGACCTGGCTCGCCTGTGCGCCCCTGGCGCTGATGGGCCTTGGCATTTTTACGCTGTCGGCCAAAGCCGAAGAGCTGCCTGAGCTCTCCGCCGCTTTTCTGGCCAACAACCTCTGGCTTCTGGTCGCCACCATCCTGGTGATCTTCATGAACGCCGGCTTCGCCATGGTCGAAGCAGGCATGTGCCGGCAAAAGAATGCCGTCAATATCCTCGCCAAGAACCTGTTCGTGTTCGCCCTTGCGGTGACCGCCTACTGGTTCGTTGGCTATTCCTTCATGTACGGAAGTTCCGTCATCGACGGCTGGCTGTACTTCGCGGGCTTCTTCTTCGATCCGACCGTCACCGCTGAAACCATCAGCGATGCAGGTCTGGTTCCCACCGTTGATTTCCTGTTCCAGGCAGCCTTCGCCGGAACCGCCGCCACGATCGTTTCCGGTCTTGTGGCTGAGCGGATCAAGTTCGGCGAGTTCGTGATCTTCGCCCTGGTGCTCACCGCAGTCATCTACCCGATTGCCGGCAGCTGGGAATGGAACGGTGGCTGGCTCAACAGCGTTGGCAGCGTCGAATTCATCGACTTTGCTGGTTCCTCGATCGTCCACTCCGTTGGAGCCTGGGCCGGGCTCGTCGGCGCCATGTTGCTCGGACCCCGCATCGGCAAATATGTCGACGGCAAGGTTCAGGCCATCCCTGGCCACAACATGTCCATCGCCACCCTCGGCGCTCTGATCCTCTGGATCGGCTGGTACGGCTTCAACCCCGGCTCCCAGCTGGCCATGGACCAGTGGGTTCCCTATGTGGCCGTCACCACCACGCTCGGAGCTGCCGGCGGTGCCATCGGCGCCACGGTGCTCTCCACGATCACCTCCAAGAAGCCTGACCTCACCATGATCATCAACGGCATCCTGGCCGGCCTGGTGAGCGTGACCGCCGGTTGCGGCAACCTCACCCTGACGGGCTCCTGGGTGGCTGGTCTGGTGGGCGGCATCATCGTCGTCTTCTCTGTCGCGGCTCTTGATGCCGCAGGAATCGACGACCCCGTCGGTGCCTTCTCCGTGCACGGTGTGTGCGGCGTTTGGGGCACGATCGTCATCGGCCTGTGGGGCTTCGACATCCAGGGTGATGGCTCCGGCCTCGGCCTGCTTGTTGGCGGCGGCGTTGATCAGCTCGGCATCCAGGCCCTGGGTGCTGGTGCCTACGCCATCTGGACCGTGGTGACCTGCTACATCGCCTGGCAGATCATCGGCGCCCTCTTCGGAGGCATCCGCGTCACCGAACAGGAGGAGACCGAAGGTCTGGACATCGGCGAACACGGCATGGAGGCCTACGCCGGTTTCTCCACGATCAACAACTGA
- a CDS encoding 4-hydroxy-3-methylbut-2-enyl diphosphate reductase codes for MDTHAFKRSLHHSERYNRRGFGRAEEVAESLEQAYQSGLIGTIRDNGYRLEHGRLNVRLAEAFGFCWGVERAVAMAYETRKHYPSERLWITNEIIHNPSVNDHLREMNVQFIPVDQGVKDFSGVTSGDVVILPAFGATVQEMQLLNERGCHIVDTTCPWVSKVWNTVEKHKKHTFTSIIHGKVKHEETLATSSFAGTYLVVLDLDEAQYVADYILGRGNRDDFIKRFAKACSPGFDPDQDLERLGVANQTTMLKSETEEIGRLFERTMLSKYGPTQLNDHFLAFNTICDATQERQDAMFSLVDEPLDLMVVIGGFNSSNTTHLQEIAISRGIRSFHIDTPERIDVGNNSIEHKPLAAELSREGDFLPEGPVRVGITSGASTPDRAVEEVIEKLMQLSES; via the coding sequence ATGGACACCCACGCCTTCAAGCGCTCCCTCCACCATTCCGAGCGTTACAACCGCAGAGGCTTCGGGCGCGCCGAGGAAGTGGCAGAAAGCCTTGAGCAGGCCTACCAGAGTGGACTGATCGGCACGATTCGGGATAACGGCTACCGGCTGGAACACGGCCGGCTCAACGTTCGTCTTGCGGAAGCGTTTGGGTTCTGCTGGGGCGTTGAACGGGCCGTGGCGATGGCCTACGAAACCCGCAAGCACTACCCCAGCGAGCGTCTCTGGATCACGAACGAGATCATTCACAACCCTTCGGTGAATGATCACCTCAGAGAGATGAATGTTCAGTTCATTCCCGTCGACCAGGGGGTGAAGGACTTCTCCGGTGTCACCTCCGGTGATGTGGTGATCCTGCCGGCCTTCGGCGCCACCGTTCAGGAAATGCAGTTGCTGAACGAGCGGGGCTGCCACATCGTCGACACCACCTGCCCCTGGGTCTCCAAGGTGTGGAACACCGTGGAGAAACACAAAAAGCACACCTTCACCTCGATCATTCACGGCAAGGTGAAACACGAGGAGACGCTGGCCACCAGCTCCTTTGCCGGCACCTATCTGGTGGTTCTGGATCTGGACGAAGCCCAATACGTCGCCGATTACATCCTCGGCCGAGGGAACCGTGATGACTTCATCAAACGCTTTGCCAAGGCCTGCTCCCCGGGATTTGATCCTGATCAGGACCTTGAACGGCTGGGTGTGGCCAACCAGACCACGATGCTCAAAAGCGAGACGGAAGAGATCGGACGCCTGTTCGAACGCACGATGTTGAGCAAGTACGGTCCAACCCAGCTCAACGACCACTTCCTGGCCTTCAACACCATCTGCGACGCCACCCAGGAGCGTCAGGACGCCATGTTCTCCCTGGTGGATGAACCCCTGGACCTGATGGTGGTGATCGGTGGTTTCAACTCATCCAACACCACCCACCTGCAGGAGATCGCCATCAGCCGCGGCATCCGCTCCTTCCACATCGACACGCCCGAACGCATTGACGTCGGCAACAATTCGATCGAACACAAACCACTGGCGGCCGAACTCTCTCGCGAGGGCGATTTCCTGCCAGAGGGCCCCGTTCGGGTGGGAATCACCTCCGGCGCTTCAACCCCCGACAGGGCCGTGGAAGAGGTGATCGAAAAACTGATGCAATTGAGCGAAAGCTGA
- a CDS encoding DUF1997 domain-containing protein, producing MTVLSPTETDNQLHGDDPQVRCYSSHFEDSMQMLAPQAVVARYLDDHQSWFERCASPMQVEAIDRQSYSLTLGRFGNFGFEVEPTIALRLLPKQKGIYRIETVRTVPQSLALRNHYDVDFRAGMRLIPEQENTSVEWDLDLKVWIRLPKVITMLPNQLVQSSGDHLLKQIVRQISRRLTWKVQEDFHAAHGLCCPPRQRAAF from the coding sequence GTGACGGTCTTGTCGCCCACTGAAACCGACAATCAGCTTCACGGTGACGACCCGCAGGTGCGCTGCTACTCCAGCCACTTCGAGGATTCAATGCAGATGCTGGCGCCCCAGGCGGTGGTGGCCCGCTACCTGGATGACCATCAGAGCTGGTTTGAACGTTGCGCCAGCCCGATGCAGGTGGAGGCCATCGATCGCCAGTCCTACAGCCTGACCCTGGGGCGCTTCGGCAACTTCGGCTTTGAAGTGGAGCCCACGATCGCTCTGCGACTGCTGCCGAAGCAGAAAGGGATCTACCGGATCGAAACCGTTCGGACGGTGCCGCAGTCCCTCGCCCTGCGCAATCACTACGACGTCGACTTCCGCGCTGGGATGCGCCTGATCCCGGAGCAGGAGAACACCTCCGTGGAGTGGGACCTGGATCTCAAGGTCTGGATCCGTCTTCCCAAAGTGATCACCATGCTCCCGAATCAGTTGGTCCAGAGCAGTGGGGATCATCTGCTTAAGCAGATCGTCCGTCAGATTTCACGTCGGCTGACCTGGAAGGTCCAGGAGGATTTCCATGCCGCCCATGGCCTGTGCTGCCCACCCCGTCAGCGGGCAGCCTTCTGA
- a CDS encoding DUF4079 domain-containing protein: MLATLPFSLNFAHPLTEWGLLAVGGWALYLGIKVKKTRTGTPEQRKELVPKKFAQRHYLWGSILLAVMTLGTLGGMAVTYLNNGKLFVGPHLLVGLAMTGMIAVAASLSPLMQRGNVIARKAHVGLNMGMLTLFLWQAVSGMEIVNKIWTNR; the protein is encoded by the coding sequence ATGCTCGCCACCCTCCCCTTCAGCCTCAATTTCGCCCACCCCCTAACCGAGTGGGGCCTGCTCGCCGTTGGTGGTTGGGCTCTTTACCTGGGGATCAAGGTCAAGAAAACCCGCACCGGCACCCCAGAACAACGCAAAGAGCTGGTGCCGAAAAAGTTCGCCCAGCGCCATTACCTCTGGGGCAGCATCCTGCTGGCCGTGATGACCCTCGGCACGCTTGGTGGCATGGCGGTCACCTATCTGAACAATGGCAAGTTGTTCGTCGGTCCGCACCTGCTGGTGGGTCTGGCGATGACCGGGATGATCGCCGTCGCCGCGTCGCTCTCACCCCTGATGCAGCGGGGCAATGTGATTGCGCGCAAAGCTCATGTCGGCCTGAACATGGGCATGCTCACACTGTTCCTCTGGCAGGCTGTCAGCGGCATGGAGATTGTCAACAAGATCTGGACCAACCGCTGA